From the genome of Thiomicrorhabdus indica:
TTCAATGGTGTTTGTGGCTTGATGGGCGTAATGGCCGCCAAACAGGTTGAAGTGGTTCAATATGTGATAGAGGTTGTAGAGTTCTCGTCGTTGTTGATAGCCTTTGTTGAGAGGAAACACTTCGTTATAGCCACGATAAAAATCGGATGAATAGCCACCGAATAGTTCGGTCATGGCTAGATCGGTTTCGCGATCACCGAAATAACTCGCAGGATCAAAAATAAAGGGAGAGCCATCCACGAGAAAAGCGCTGTTGCCAGCCCATAAATCACCGTGCAATAAAGACGCTACAGGTTGGTAGTCTTCAAACCAAAAATCAAGGTGTTCAATCAATTCGTTTCCGAGGTCGAACAGGCGTTGTGAACCTGCATTTAATCGGCTTAATTCTAGCTGAGGACGAAGCCGTTGCTCACCATAAAAGCGAACCCAGTTGTTCTGCCAGGTATTTTTTTGCAGAGTTTTGCCAATGAAGTTGTCGTTGAACCAGCCAAAAGGCGAGGGCTCTTTACGAATTTGTTGGTGCATTTCAGCTAAAGCACGTCCGCGTTGAGCATCATCTCCATGAGAGGTCAATTGATGAAATGGCATGACGAGCCAACACTGGTTGTTAAACTCACCCGTTGCAAGAGGCTTGGGGCAGGTCAAAGTGTTTGTGTTGGCTATCCAATCAAGGCTTACAGCCTCTGCTTGCATCATCGGCAAAAAGTGCGATTGATTAAGTTTGATAAACAAATCACCGAGGCTTGTTTGCAGTCGATAGGCTTGGTTAATGTCTCCGCCATGGACTGCCGACGCACTTTGAATGTCGATTGGTTTTCCAAGATGGGAACTTAACGTTCTTGCAAAATCTTGCCAATTCATTTTTTACCCCATTTAAAGTATACCGGCCGGTAGCTTTATATTTGTTAATCAAACAAATCCTCGACAATCGTTTCTAATTGCTGCTGGGAGATTTTGGGAACTTCCGGCGCATTTTCCTCGCGGAAAATTTCATATAAGGCATCGGCTGAATCCGCAGACACGGCTTGTCCGGTTTCTTTATTCACAGGGACGGTGACAATGCCTTCTGGCATGCTTGGTTCTTCGTTGGGGTAAGCCTGTAATGCCAACTCCATATATTCCATCCAAATAGGGAGAGCTGCTCTACCGCCAACTTCGTAGCGTCCCAAAGTAGAGGGTTCATCAAAGCCAACCCAGACGGTGGTGGTGATATAAGGGTTGAAACCTGAAAACCATGCATCTTTTTGATCGTTGGTGGTTCCGGTTTTACCGGCAATGTCTTCACGTTTTAATGCTCTGGCTTTTCGTCCAGAGCCGTAGGTTACGACATCTTTCATAATGCTTTTCATTATGTAGGCATTACGCGCTTCAATAATTCTAGGCGCGTATTGTGGATCGTTTTCAGGACAATAACCGGTTTGACAGACGGTTCGAGGTTCAGAGCGATAAATAGTGGTGCCTTCGAAGTCTCTAACTTCCTCAATAAAGTATGGGTCAATCAAATGGCCACCATTTGAAAAAGCGGCATAAGCACGAGCGACTTCAAGAGGAGAAAACTGGACGCTTCCCAAAGACAGCGAAAGGTTTTTACTCCGGTTGAGTTCTTCCGTAGGAAAGCCAAAGCGTTGGAAATAATCGATGCCGGTTTGAACGCCCAATTGCTGTAATAAACGGATTGAAACTAGGTTTCGAGAGAGGGCTAGAGCTTTTCTTAATCGGGTTGGCCCATAGAACTTCCCTGAATAGTTTTCAGGACGCCAGTGTTCTTCCAAATTACGATCATAAAAGGTCACCGGCGCGTCATTTACTGTCGTAGCAGCGGTCATACCGTTTTCTAAGGCAGCAGAATAGAGGAAAGGTTTAATGTTTGATCCCACTTGGCGCTTACCTTGAATTGCACGGTTAAATTTTGAACGGAAGTAATCAAAACCACCAACCAATGCTTGAATTTGGCCATTCGCAGAGTTTAGAGAAACCAAAGCGGATTCTGTCTTTGGATCTTGTGCCAGTTGCCACTGGTTGTTTAGCATTTGGATATAAATGACATCGCCGATTTTTAGAACGTCTTGAGGTGTTTTAGGCGATTTACCTTTTCGGTTGACGGAAATGTAAGGTGCTGCCCATTCCATTGTTTTGAAGTCTAAGCGCTGAGTTTCACCTTCTTGTGAAAAGACTATGGTTTGATTTTTCTCAAAGCCCGTGACAACTGCAACTTTTAAATCACCGAAGTTGCGAATCGATTTGAGTGTTTTAAGCAGAGTTTCTTGGTCGTTTAACTGGTCAGCGTCAAGTGTTTGAATCGGGCCACGATAGCCATGACGGCGCTCGTATTCTTGAAGACCGTGGCGAAGAGCTCGGTTGGCTTGTTGTTGCAAGTCACTTTGCAACGT
Proteins encoded in this window:
- a CDS encoding fructosamine kinase family protein, with amino-acid sequence MNWQDFARTLSSHLGKPIDIQSASAVHGGDINQAYRLQTSLGDLFIKLNQSHFLPMMQAEAVSLDWIANTNTLTCPKPLATGEFNNQCWLVMPFHQLTSHGDDAQRGRALAEMHQQIRKEPSPFGWFNDNFIGKTLQKNTWQNNWVRFYGEQRLRPQLELSRLNAGSQRLFDLGNELIEHLDFWFEDYQPVASLLHGDLWAGNSAFLVDGSPFIFDPASYFGDRETDLAMTELFGGYSSDFYRGYNEVFPLNKGYQQRRELYNLYHILNHFNLFGGHYAHQATNTIENLIRQANA
- a CDS encoding penicillin-binding protein 1A; translated protein: MTETPQTPSNGSTAKDSLPLFGRANKDAELSSTGQTQYSDTADSNHPKKPNRPEKTKRRIWKVLFWLSFASSFIMIPVAAILFYFLTIYPTLPDPKELKEVTYQVPLKIVTQDNKLITEIGTKRRIPLEYPEIPERMTQAIISAEDENFFAHSGVDYKGLARAVYQLVTTGEKKSGGSTITMQVARNFFLTREKSYLRKLNEIILAYKIENELSKEEILALYLNKIFLGYRSYGVAAAANTYYGRPIRELSLDEYAMIAGLPKAPSAYNPIINPERAKLRRDYVLRRMHELNYINDEELAQALAVEVHAEKHGPIIEVEADYIAEMARSFALENFGEEALQNGLTIVTTLQSDLQQQANRALRHGLQEYERRHGYRGPIQTLDADQLNDQETLLKTLKSIRNFGDLKVAVVTGFEKNQTIVFSQEGETQRLDFKTMEWAAPYISVNRKGKSPKTPQDVLKIGDVIYIQMLNNQWQLAQDPKTESALVSLNSANGQIQALVGGFDYFRSKFNRAIQGKRQVGSNIKPFLYSAALENGMTAATTVNDAPVTFYDRNLEEHWRPENYSGKFYGPTRLRKALALSRNLVSIRLLQQLGVQTGIDYFQRFGFPTEELNRSKNLSLSLGSVQFSPLEVARAYAAFSNGGHLIDPYFIEEVRDFEGTTIYRSEPRTVCQTGYCPENDPQYAPRIIEARNAYIMKSIMKDVVTYGSGRKARALKREDIAGKTGTTNDQKDAWFSGFNPYITTTVWVGFDEPSTLGRYEVGGRAALPIWMEYMELALQAYPNEEPSMPEGIVTVPVNKETGQAVSADSADALYEIFREENAPEVPKISQQQLETIVEDLFD